One window of Paenibacillus sp. FSL K6-3182 genomic DNA carries:
- a CDS encoding sigma-70 family RNA polymerase sigma factor, translating into MKDSDIQPLLASLLDEDPEAFRLVYEKTADHIYRTVYYLVTNKNEVNDIVSEIYIAMLSSLPAYDYNRPFRAWLNGLIINQVNHYNRKGWRFLRLVNRNKQLYGVQPWKRPDELAVEEEEKHQVLQLVNSLSVKHKQIIVLRYYQDCSFEEIASTLQIPLGTAKSRHHEALKKLRNRTSHSQFFKEVFNHVD; encoded by the coding sequence AGCTTTCCGCTTGGTATATGAGAAAACGGCTGATCATATCTATCGTACCGTCTATTATTTGGTCACGAACAAAAACGAAGTCAATGATATCGTTAGTGAGATTTACATCGCTATGCTCTCTTCTTTGCCTGCCTACGACTACAATAGACCATTTCGAGCTTGGCTTAATGGCTTAATCATTAATCAGGTTAATCATTACAATCGAAAAGGTTGGCGTTTTTTACGATTAGTTAATCGCAATAAGCAATTGTATGGCGTACAGCCATGGAAGAGGCCAGATGAATTAGCGGTTGAAGAGGAAGAAAAACACCAAGTACTTCAGCTCGTAAACAGCTTGTCTGTCAAGCATAAACAAATAATCGTCCTTCGCTATTATCAGGATTGCTCCTTTGAAGAGATTGCCAGCACGCTCCAAATCCCGCTTGGCACAGCCAAATCCAGACATCATGAGGCTTTGAAAAAACTGCGAAATCGAACGTCACATTCTCAATTTTTCAAGGAGGTGTTTAATCATGTCGATTG